The proteins below are encoded in one region of Sulfolobus sp. A20:
- a CDS encoding sulfocyanin-like copper-binding protein — translation MNKILLISIILGATVASIVGYAYYTYYYLPNYYYQQSLYYYNHQLGMMGYGGMMMSGSMMGGYANLQQIPIGESYTHAENSSYVKIFPSNDSIIFYTKDINLVILSMGHTRAYNLTHYIPPSNMHAEDNVFVIDGLINPTLVIPQGATVHITLINLDEGDYHNIAITTLSPPYPYYVMMYVRMNILTMTPMLPPANYNSGYAYSFSSNVVFYNPGNYYYICEYPGHAEMGMYGEIIVYG, via the coding sequence ATGAATAAGATTCTTCTAATAAGTATAATACTTGGAGCTACAGTAGCGTCGATAGTTGGTTATGCATATTACACGTACTACTATTTGCCTAACTACTATTATCAACAGTCGTTATATTATTATAACCATCAGTTAGGAATGATGGGTTATGGAGGAATGATGATGAGTGGTAGTATGATGGGTGGGTATGCCAATCTCCAACAAATTCCCATAGGTGAAAGTTATACGCATGCTGAAAACTCCTCTTATGTAAAAATATTTCCCTCAAACGATTCCATAATATTTTATACAAAAGATATTAATTTAGTTATATTATCTATGGGTCATACCAGAGCTTACAATCTAACCCATTATATACCTCCTTCCAATATGCACGCAGAAGATAACGTTTTCGTAATTGATGGTCTAATAAATCCAACACTTGTGATCCCACAAGGTGCAACAGTCCATATAACATTAATTAATCTAGATGAAGGTGATTATCACAATATTGCTATAACTACGCTTAGTCCCCCTTATCCTTATTACGTTATGATGTATGTGAGAATGAACATTCTAACCATGACCCCTATGTTACCTCCGGCAAACTATAATTCCGGTTATGCATATTCATTCTCTTCTAACGTCGTATTTTACAACCCTGGAAATTATTACTACATATGTGAGTATCCCGGACATGCAGAAATGGGAATGTATGGTGAGATAATAGTTTACGGGTGA